Proteins co-encoded in one Kutzneria chonburiensis genomic window:
- the aroA gene encoding 3-phosphoshikimate 1-carboxyvinyltransferase — protein sequence MHLLVKGIQHRITGDIIVPNSKYHAHRALILASLADGESRIHGLSDARHVEYTVRLLRGLGVRITREGDTFVVRGRGGRYRPVRDTVSAGSSGTTLYFMIGLASLSDSAVTITGQKYFRNRPVGPLLRALEQMGVRLESADDCPPIQVHGQRPAGGEVTIAGTLSQWISGLLLLAPFATGPTTITVSGELNERTYLELTVAMMRQFGLEVTVTPDWRRFEVAPHQSVRPTELTLPPDIGSAAFAIATAALHPADVVLRGIPSLTGGPADHPEFDFIDIARSMGVPMELDAAAGGVRIQQDGPLLKAVEVDCRDVPDMLPILSTLATFAHGESVFRNVAHTRLKESDRAGAMLQLNTMGAELALADDTLRVSGVDGLVGAELSSYNDHRVLMSMAVAASRARGHSTLSYPNAYRISYPGFLDMLNAVGVPASVESGPARATRSRGPDRVVADPDQAAQVTLPEWLTRHAAARPGDTAVVDVRPDGDSVVTWSELAGRVDKAAALLLDLGVRPGEIVAYQLPNRIEFVVLSLAALRIGAVCCPIMPFFRERELGFVLRHSLARVLVVMDEYRSRRPADEAVALAATGGPDTTNLQHVVVLARSGGSSRLPRPAPAGVQLHDWASALEATTVDRAALDAIHPSADATAQLLFTSGTTGEPKGVVQPSSNLVRAVSMEIRHLGLGAEDAVWVPSPLAHQTGFLYGMTLATVLGVPQILQSEWDPRRAVVSLNDHRATFVQAATPFLADLVKAVEEIGEAPKHLRIFVATGATVPRSLAEHASEVLGTKVCGAFGTTETCLGALSTPTDAPELRWGTDGRVLAGVRLRVTDDRGAVLPAGAEGNFEILSPTTFDGYLDRPDLTAEAFTPDGWFRTGDLAVLDESGHVRITGRIKDVINRGGEKIPVAEMEQLLFGHPAVDDVAIVAMPDDRLGERACAFVVLRDGALLDFDEMCRYLDGHQTAKQYWPERLQLVPDLPRNPIGKVQKFELRARARHLRPHAVQ from the coding sequence ATGCATCTTCTCGTCAAGGGAATTCAGCACCGGATCACCGGTGACATCATCGTGCCGAACTCCAAATACCATGCGCACCGCGCCCTCATCCTCGCGTCGCTGGCCGACGGGGAGAGCCGGATCCACGGCCTCTCCGACGCCCGGCACGTCGAGTACACCGTTCGGCTGCTGCGTGGCCTCGGCGTGCGGATCACCCGCGAGGGCGACACCTTCGTGGTGCGGGGACGCGGCGGCCGCTACCGGCCGGTCCGGGACACGGTCTCGGCCGGCAGTTCCGGCACCACCCTCTATTTCATGATCGGGCTCGCTTCCCTTTCGGACAGCGCGGTCACGATCACCGGGCAGAAATACTTCCGGAACCGCCCCGTCGGCCCGCTGCTGCGAGCCCTTGAACAGATGGGTGTGCGCCTGGAGTCGGCGGACGACTGCCCGCCGATTCAGGTGCACGGCCAGCGGCCCGCGGGCGGTGAGGTGACCATTGCCGGCACATTGTCGCAGTGGATTTCCGGGCTGCTGCTGCTCGCGCCGTTCGCCACCGGCCCCACCACCATCACCGTGAGCGGGGAACTCAACGAACGCACCTATCTGGAGCTGACCGTCGCGATGATGCGGCAGTTCGGCCTCGAGGTGACCGTAACCCCCGACTGGCGGCGTTTCGAAGTGGCGCCGCACCAGAGCGTGCGGCCGACCGAGCTGACGCTGCCGCCCGACATCGGCTCCGCGGCGTTCGCCATCGCGACCGCCGCGCTGCACCCCGCCGACGTGGTGCTGCGCGGCATCCCGAGCCTGACCGGCGGTCCCGCCGACCACCCCGAGTTCGACTTCATCGACATCGCCCGCTCCATGGGCGTTCCGATGGAACTGGACGCGGCGGCCGGCGGCGTCCGGATCCAGCAGGACGGCCCGCTGCTGAAGGCCGTCGAGGTCGACTGCCGTGACGTGCCGGACATGCTGCCGATCCTGTCCACCCTCGCCACCTTCGCGCACGGCGAGTCGGTGTTCCGCAACGTCGCGCACACCCGGCTCAAGGAGTCCGACCGGGCCGGCGCGATGCTCCAGCTCAACACCATGGGGGCCGAGCTGGCGCTGGCCGACGACACCCTGCGAGTGTCCGGAGTGGACGGTCTGGTCGGCGCGGAGTTGTCGTCGTACAACGACCATCGGGTGCTGATGTCGATGGCCGTCGCCGCATCGCGGGCCCGCGGCCACTCCACGCTGTCGTACCCCAACGCCTATCGCATCTCGTACCCGGGCTTCCTCGACATGCTCAACGCTGTCGGCGTGCCGGCGTCCGTCGAGTCCGGTCCCGCCCGCGCCACCCGCAGCCGTGGCCCCGACCGCGTCGTCGCGGATCCCGACCAAGCCGCCCAGGTCACCCTGCCCGAGTGGCTGACCCGGCACGCCGCGGCCCGGCCTGGTGACACCGCCGTCGTGGACGTGCGTCCGGACGGCGATTCGGTCGTCACGTGGAGCGAGCTGGCCGGCCGGGTGGACAAGGCCGCCGCGCTGCTGCTCGACCTCGGTGTGCGGCCGGGCGAGATCGTGGCCTACCAGCTGCCCAACCGCATCGAGTTCGTGGTGCTGTCGTTGGCGGCCCTGCGGATCGGCGCCGTCTGCTGCCCGATCATGCCGTTCTTCCGCGAACGCGAACTCGGCTTCGTCCTGCGGCATTCGCTGGCCCGTGTGCTCGTCGTCATGGACGAGTACCGGTCTCGGCGTCCCGCGGACGAGGCCGTCGCCCTCGCCGCCACCGGCGGCCCGGACACGACGAACCTGCAACACGTCGTGGTGCTGGCCCGATCGGGCGGCTCCAGCCGACTGCCACGGCCGGCTCCGGCCGGCGTCCAGTTGCACGACTGGGCGAGCGCTTTGGAGGCGACGACGGTCGACCGGGCAGCGCTTGACGCGATCCACCCGTCGGCCGATGCGACCGCGCAGCTGCTGTTCACCTCCGGCACCACCGGCGAGCCGAAGGGTGTCGTGCAGCCGTCCTCGAACCTGGTTCGTGCCGTCTCGATGGAGATACGGCACCTCGGCCTCGGCGCCGAGGACGCCGTGTGGGTGCCGTCCCCGCTCGCCCACCAGACCGGCTTCCTGTACGGGATGACGCTGGCGACCGTGCTGGGCGTGCCCCAGATCCTGCAATCCGAATGGGATCCGCGGCGTGCCGTCGTCTCGCTGAACGACCACCGGGCCACGTTCGTCCAGGCCGCCACGCCGTTCCTGGCCGACCTGGTGAAGGCGGTCGAGGAGATCGGCGAGGCGCCCAAGCACCTGCGGATCTTCGTGGCCACCGGCGCAACCGTGCCGCGGTCGCTGGCCGAGCACGCGAGCGAAGTGTTGGGCACCAAGGTATGCGGTGCCTTCGGCACCACCGAAACCTGCCTCGGTGCGCTGTCCACACCGACCGACGCGCCGGAACTCCGTTGGGGCACCGACGGTCGAGTCCTGGCCGGCGTGCGGCTGCGGGTCACCGACGACCGCGGCGCGGTGCTGCCGGCGGGCGCCGAGGGCAACTTCGAGATCCTCTCGCCGACGACGTTCGACGGCTACCTCGACCGACCCGACCTGACCGCCGAGGCCTTCACCCCGGACGGCTGGTTCCGCACCGGGGACCTCGCGGTGCTGGACGAATCGGGCCATGTCCGCATCACCGGCCGGATCAAGGACGTGATCAACCGCGGCGGCGAGAAGATCCCGGTGGCCGAGATGGAACAGCTGCTGTTCGGCCATCCCGCCGTCGACGACGTGGCCATCGTGGCCATGCCCGACGACCGGCTCGGCGAGCGGGCCTGCGCGTTCGTCGTGCTCAGGGACGGCGCGCTGCTCGACTTCGACGAGATGTGCCGCTACCTGGACGGGCACCAGACCGCCAAGCAGTACTGGCCGGAACGGCTCCAGCTCGTGCCCGACCTGCCGCGCAACCCGATCGGCAAGGTCCAGAAGTTCGAACTGCGGGCCAGGGCACGCCACCTGCGCCCTCATGCCGTGCAGTGA
- a CDS encoding type I polyketide synthase: protein MTAGIPRIVVVGVARQEGASVSSTLWAAIEDAQVVPSAHHRVVALLAGPALPEQDEVPGVEVRSSQDAVFAAAETCLRSEHPALVVVHDKAVAVALALETAGAEHYGPLSGDAEKQVHTLRPRDRASAPDAASSGAVPFLVSGRTDAGLRAQAGRLAAHLEQRVDISLPDAAFTQATTKTLWPHRTMVAAADRDGIVTALRAVAEGRSSDVAPQGGGPESAVFVFPGQGAQWVGMARELAVAAPVFRNTLAECARELRPFVDFELDDVIFGEHPLERVEVIQPALFAVMVSLAELWRSNGVTPAAVVGHSFGEIAAATAAGALTLADGARLVAAVSKALARLQGTGEMVAVALSAEQVGELIADWDLDLDIAVVNGPRSTVVAGSTEAATALLERLRAKDVRAALLPIGIAGHSWRMEPVHEYLVREAAAVRPRAGEIPVYTSTTTEPLDTADLDAEHWFFSLREPARFQQVIEALLWDGHRVFVEMSPHPVLTLSIEETAAQIGQDVVVLDTMRRDDAGRDRYLRALAEAHLHDVVPDWGTVFPDARLVTLPPYRLDLDTADTGTGLRERLLDCTAAERTAEAVRLVTDAVAAHIEPTAIGADDPFRSLGVDSAGAVRIRNQLVETTGLRLPVTILFDYPTPRALATELVRAACGGDEPASTTTPLTDPDEPIAIVGMACRFPGGVGSPDELWQLVLDGRDAVAPFPADRGWDLTALYDSDAAQPGTSYQRDAALLDGVAEFDAAFFGISSREALAMDPQQRLLLETSWEALERAGIDTATLRGSRTGVFTGVMNLPYGRPLHHARPDLEGYVMTGTTSSVASGRLSYILGLEGPAVTLDTACSSSLVALHLAGQSLRRGETDLALVGGATVMAEPGLFIEFSRLRAVAPDGRSKPFSADADGFGMAEGVAVLVVERLSDAQRLGHDVLAVVRGSAVNQDGASNGLTAPNGPAQQRVIRAALDSAGLRAADIDVVEAHGTGTRLGDPIEAQALIATYGSDRPTARPLYVGSVKSNIGHAQAAAGVAGVVKMVQALRHGVLPRSLYADNPTTEVDWSSGTVELLAEAREWDRVDGRPRRAGVSAFGISGTNAHVILEEFAAEAPEPSAAPLADVAVPLVLSGKTPEAVRAQAKALREYLASHPELPLPHVARELTGRTRFEHRAVVMGVDGLGDVAPVLAGPSRVAAVFSGQGAQRVGMGQQLAEHFLVFDEALVEVCGHLDPQLGRGLRDVMWSEDPETLARTEFAQPALFAFEVALARLWQSWGVSFMAVVGHSVGEIAAAVVAGVLTLPDAARLVVARGRLMQSLPDGGAMLAVAAGEDEVTATLGDPVLAAIAAVNGPEAVVVSGARDEVARVGEIWRDRGRRVAELRVSHAFHSPLMEPILDEFRAVVEELRFQPPTIPINATADTAHAIDTAAYWVDHARNAVRFGDAIGRLPEADILIEVGPDAALAPLIETAHTVLPSTRRGQSETHTVLTALGQAHAHGADVDWAALLPPAPRVGLPTYAFQRQRYWDSASDAHAAAGADPQPHPMLTSRTDLPGGGGLLLSGRLTPGSDPWLSHHVVMGTMLLPGTGFVELALEAARAAGAGSVEELVLRAPMVFPEGKARDLQVWVGPGAERELQIRTRETGGEWTLHATGLLAARTVDTDGFDRAAEAWPPVGARAIVRPFYEDLAARGYEYGPAFWGTKALWERDGDLFAEVVLPEGQPRGFGIHPALLDAALHALPITGSLYEAGEVRLPFSFNGVSLFATDARRLRVRIRADADSAAVWITDDAGSPVLAMEGIILRSIERAQLEVAGASGRTGWFSVTWQQVRPATADRVPGNWLLLGEVPAELGSLFDSPDRSTAPDGVLIGAGRAEDLLAALHEIADRPTGPVWCVTSGAVGVGTADPAAEVRAAGVWGLGRVAALELPDRWGGLVDLPERIDDATRRTLAGILTGDGDEDQLAVRDGRPWARRLVTASPPPTTAWTPKGAVLITGGTGGLGGHVARRIAAQGSADRILLVSRQGPAAPGAAELVEDLAALGAKAQAVAVDVTDRAALDAFLAAQAAEGTPVRTVVHAAGVVRDVRIAETAAEELAAQMAAKVEGALLLDELLPDLDDFVLFSSISGVWGAAGQAGYAAGNACLDALARRRREQGKPAVSIAWGPWAGGGMLTEHDERELRKRGLAPLPVPAAIQALEQSIVGAGDPVIADISWPRFLPAFTAARPSPLLGSFAPQTAPEPDGQRAETHSLTQRLAVLPDAERLPALTEVVRTHVAALIGESGPERVDPARALKEIGFDSLMSVELRNRFAGLIGVKLPATLVFDHPTPNALARHLMGQLDLGGPTPAEKPLLEVVEDIESRVLSPLTDSATRKALAGRLTTLLDRLDALDARPVAAADGLASASAAELMQFIDAELGDL, encoded by the coding sequence ATGACAGCAGGGATTCCGCGCATCGTCGTCGTGGGTGTCGCCCGCCAGGAGGGCGCTTCGGTGTCGTCCACGCTCTGGGCCGCGATCGAGGACGCCCAGGTCGTGCCGTCGGCCCACCACCGTGTGGTGGCTCTGCTCGCCGGCCCGGCTCTGCCGGAACAGGACGAGGTTCCTGGTGTGGAGGTGCGTTCCTCCCAGGACGCCGTCTTCGCGGCGGCCGAGACGTGCCTGCGCTCGGAACACCCCGCCCTGGTTGTCGTCCATGACAAGGCCGTGGCGGTGGCGCTGGCGCTGGAGACGGCCGGTGCCGAGCACTACGGCCCGCTCTCCGGCGATGCCGAGAAACAGGTGCACACGCTGCGGCCTCGAGACCGCGCGAGCGCCCCGGATGCCGCGAGTTCCGGCGCCGTCCCGTTCCTGGTGTCGGGCCGGACAGACGCCGGTCTGCGGGCGCAGGCCGGCCGGCTGGCGGCGCACCTCGAGCAGCGGGTGGACATCTCCCTGCCCGACGCCGCCTTCACCCAAGCCACGACCAAAACGCTCTGGCCCCATCGGACGATGGTTGCCGCGGCCGACCGGGACGGCATCGTCACGGCCCTGCGGGCGGTGGCCGAGGGCCGCTCGAGCGACGTGGCGCCACAGGGCGGTGGACCCGAGTCCGCGGTGTTCGTCTTCCCGGGCCAGGGCGCGCAGTGGGTGGGGATGGCGCGTGAGCTCGCCGTGGCGGCCCCCGTCTTCCGCAACACCTTGGCCGAGTGCGCACGGGAGCTGCGCCCGTTCGTGGATTTCGAGCTCGATGACGTGATCTTCGGGGAGCATCCCCTTGAGCGCGTCGAGGTCATCCAGCCGGCGCTGTTCGCCGTGATGGTGTCGCTCGCGGAGCTGTGGCGGTCGAACGGCGTCACGCCCGCCGCGGTGGTGGGCCACAGTTTCGGCGAGATCGCGGCGGCGACCGCGGCCGGCGCGCTCACCCTGGCCGACGGCGCGAGGCTGGTCGCCGCTGTCAGCAAAGCGCTGGCACGGCTGCAAGGCACCGGCGAGATGGTCGCCGTGGCGCTCTCCGCCGAGCAGGTCGGCGAACTGATCGCCGACTGGGATCTCGACCTGGACATCGCGGTCGTCAACGGTCCCCGCTCGACGGTCGTCGCGGGCAGCACCGAGGCCGCGACGGCGTTGCTGGAGCGGTTGCGCGCCAAGGACGTTCGGGCCGCCCTGCTGCCTATCGGGATCGCCGGACACTCATGGCGCATGGAGCCCGTCCACGAGTACCTGGTGCGGGAGGCCGCGGCTGTGCGGCCGCGGGCCGGCGAGATCCCGGTCTACACGTCCACCACGACCGAACCTCTGGACACCGCCGACCTGGACGCCGAGCACTGGTTCTTCAGCCTCCGTGAGCCCGCCCGGTTCCAGCAGGTCATCGAGGCGCTGCTGTGGGACGGCCATCGGGTGTTCGTGGAGATGAGCCCGCACCCGGTGCTGACGCTGTCGATCGAGGAGACCGCCGCACAGATCGGCCAGGACGTCGTCGTCCTGGACACGATGCGCCGTGACGACGCGGGCCGCGACCGCTACCTACGCGCCCTGGCCGAGGCGCACCTGCACGACGTCGTTCCCGACTGGGGCACCGTCTTCCCCGACGCACGCCTCGTGACACTGCCGCCGTACCGGCTCGACCTGGACACGGCCGACACCGGCACCGGACTACGCGAGCGGCTGCTGGACTGCACCGCGGCAGAACGCACCGCAGAGGCCGTACGTCTGGTCACGGACGCAGTTGCCGCGCACATCGAGCCGACGGCCATCGGCGCGGACGATCCTTTCCGGTCCCTGGGCGTGGACTCCGCCGGCGCCGTCCGTATTCGTAACCAGCTCGTCGAGACGACCGGGCTGCGGCTCCCGGTGACGATCCTGTTCGACTACCCCACGCCGCGCGCGTTGGCGACGGAGCTGGTGCGTGCGGCGTGCGGCGGCGATGAGCCGGCCTCGACCACGACACCGTTGACCGACCCCGACGAGCCGATCGCCATCGTCGGCATGGCCTGCCGGTTCCCGGGCGGGGTCGGCTCGCCGGACGAGTTGTGGCAGCTGGTGCTCGACGGCCGTGACGCGGTCGCGCCCTTCCCGGCCGATCGCGGCTGGGACCTCACGGCGCTGTACGACTCCGACGCCGCGCAGCCGGGCACCTCGTACCAGCGCGACGCCGCATTGCTCGACGGCGTCGCGGAGTTCGACGCCGCCTTCTTCGGCATCTCCTCGCGTGAGGCGCTGGCGATGGATCCTCAGCAACGGCTGCTGCTGGAGACGTCGTGGGAGGCGCTGGAACGCGCCGGCATCGACACCGCGACGCTGCGCGGCAGCCGGACCGGCGTGTTCACCGGCGTCATGAACCTCCCGTACGGCCGGCCCCTGCACCACGCGCGGCCCGACCTCGAGGGCTACGTCATGACCGGCACCACGTCCAGCGTGGCTTCGGGCCGGCTGTCCTACATCCTGGGGTTGGAAGGGCCCGCCGTCACGCTCGACACGGCCTGCTCCTCCTCACTGGTGGCGCTGCACCTGGCCGGGCAGTCGCTACGCCGCGGCGAGACCGATCTGGCGCTGGTCGGCGGGGCGACGGTGATGGCCGAACCGGGACTGTTCATCGAGTTCAGCCGGCTTCGCGCAGTCGCGCCGGACGGCCGGTCCAAGCCGTTCTCCGCCGATGCCGACGGCTTCGGCATGGCCGAGGGCGTGGCGGTGCTGGTCGTGGAGCGCCTCTCCGACGCGCAGCGGCTGGGACATGACGTGCTGGCTGTGGTCAGGGGAAGCGCCGTCAACCAGGACGGCGCCTCCAACGGCCTCACCGCGCCCAACGGCCCCGCCCAGCAGCGGGTGATCCGGGCCGCGCTGGACAGCGCCGGCCTGCGCGCCGCGGACATCGACGTGGTGGAGGCGCACGGTACTGGGACACGGCTGGGCGACCCCATCGAGGCGCAGGCGCTGATCGCCACGTACGGCAGCGACCGCCCGACCGCACGGCCGTTGTACGTCGGTTCCGTGAAGTCGAACATCGGCCACGCGCAGGCGGCGGCCGGCGTGGCCGGCGTGGTGAAGATGGTGCAGGCGCTGCGGCACGGCGTGCTGCCGCGCAGCCTGTACGCCGACAATCCGACGACCGAGGTGGACTGGTCGTCGGGCACGGTCGAGCTGTTGGCCGAGGCCCGCGAGTGGGACCGCGTCGACGGCCGTCCGCGCCGGGCCGGTGTCTCCGCCTTCGGCATCAGCGGCACGAACGCGCACGTCATCCTGGAGGAGTTCGCGGCGGAGGCGCCCGAGCCGTCGGCCGCGCCCTTGGCGGACGTGGCGGTGCCGCTGGTGCTGTCCGGCAAGACGCCGGAAGCCGTGCGCGCGCAGGCCAAGGCGCTGCGGGAGTACCTCGCATCCCACCCGGAGCTGCCGCTGCCGCACGTCGCCCGCGAGCTGACGGGACGGACGAGGTTCGAGCACCGCGCCGTGGTCATGGGCGTGGACGGTCTGGGTGACGTCGCGCCGGTGCTCGCCGGGCCCAGCCGGGTTGCGGCGGTGTTCTCCGGCCAAGGCGCGCAGCGGGTCGGCATGGGCCAGCAGCTGGCCGAGCACTTCCTGGTGTTCGACGAGGCGCTGGTCGAGGTGTGCGGCCATCTCGACCCGCAGCTCGGCCGTGGACTTCGGGACGTGATGTGGTCCGAGGATCCCGAAACCCTGGCCCGTACGGAGTTCGCGCAGCCGGCACTGTTCGCGTTCGAGGTGGCGCTGGCCCGGCTGTGGCAGTCCTGGGGCGTGTCGTTCATGGCCGTGGTCGGACATTCCGTGGGCGAGATCGCCGCCGCCGTCGTCGCCGGGGTGCTGACGCTGCCGGACGCCGCGCGGCTCGTGGTGGCTCGCGGCCGGCTCATGCAGTCCCTGCCCGACGGCGGTGCCATGCTCGCCGTCGCCGCGGGCGAGGACGAGGTGACGGCCACGCTGGGCGATCCCGTGCTCGCTGCGATCGCCGCGGTCAACGGTCCCGAGGCGGTGGTGGTCTCCGGCGCCCGCGACGAGGTGGCCCGCGTCGGCGAGATCTGGCGTGACCGCGGCCGACGGGTCGCCGAGCTTCGTGTGAGCCACGCCTTCCACTCGCCGCTCATGGAGCCGATCCTCGACGAATTCCGCGCCGTGGTTGAGGAACTGCGCTTCCAACCGCCAACCATCCCGATCAACGCCACGGCCGACACGGCGCACGCCATCGACACCGCCGCCTACTGGGTCGACCACGCGCGCAACGCCGTGCGGTTCGGCGACGCCATAGGGCGGCTTCCCGAAGCCGACATCCTGATCGAGGTCGGCCCGGACGCCGCACTGGCCCCGCTGATCGAGACCGCACACACCGTCCTCCCCAGCACCCGGCGCGGCCAGTCCGAGACGCACACCGTGCTCACGGCGCTCGGCCAGGCCCACGCTCATGGCGCCGACGTCGACTGGGCCGCCCTGCTGCCGCCCGCTCCCCGTGTCGGCCTGCCCACGTACGCCTTCCAGCGCCAGCGTTACTGGGACTCCGCGTCAGACGCCCATGCCGCCGCCGGCGCGGATCCGCAGCCGCACCCGATGCTCACCTCGCGCACGGATCTGCCCGGTGGGGGAGGCCTGCTGCTGTCCGGTCGGCTGACGCCCGGCAGCGACCCGTGGCTGTCGCACCACGTCGTCATGGGCACGATGTTGTTGCCCGGCACGGGTTTCGTCGAGCTCGCGCTCGAAGCGGCCCGTGCGGCCGGCGCCGGCTCGGTCGAGGAACTCGTCCTGCGCGCGCCCATGGTGTTCCCCGAGGGCAAGGCCCGCGACCTTCAGGTGTGGGTGGGGCCGGGCGCTGAGCGTGAACTCCAGATCCGCACCAGGGAGACCGGCGGGGAGTGGACCCTGCACGCCACCGGTCTGCTCGCGGCGCGGACCGTCGACACCGACGGCTTCGACCGGGCCGCCGAGGCCTGGCCCCCGGTCGGTGCGCGAGCGATCGTCCGCCCCTTCTACGAGGATCTCGCCGCCCGCGGCTACGAGTACGGCCCGGCTTTCTGGGGCACCAAGGCCCTCTGGGAGCGTGACGGCGACCTCTTCGCCGAGGTCGTGCTGCCGGAGGGGCAGCCGCGTGGCTTCGGCATCCATCCCGCGCTGCTCGACGCCGCCCTGCACGCCCTGCCGATCACCGGCAGCCTCTACGAGGCCGGCGAAGTTCGACTGCCGTTCTCCTTCAACGGCGTGTCCCTGTTCGCCACGGACGCCCGGCGCCTGCGGGTGCGTATCCGGGCGGACGCCGACTCCGCCGCCGTGTGGATCACGGACGACGCCGGGTCGCCCGTGCTCGCCATGGAGGGCATCATCCTGCGCTCCATCGAGCGCGCACAGCTGGAGGTGGCCGGGGCGTCCGGCCGCACCGGGTGGTTTTCCGTTACGTGGCAGCAGGTCCGGCCGGCCACCGCCGACCGGGTGCCCGGGAACTGGCTCCTGCTGGGCGAGGTGCCCGCGGAGCTCGGCTCCCTGTTCGACAGTCCGGACCGCTCGACCGCGCCGGACGGGGTGCTGATCGGCGCCGGACGCGCGGAGGACCTGCTTGCCGCCCTGCACGAGATCGCCGACCGGCCGACCGGACCGGTGTGGTGCGTGACGAGCGGCGCGGTCGGCGTGGGGACCGCCGATCCCGCCGCCGAGGTGCGGGCGGCCGGCGTCTGGGGGCTCGGCCGCGTCGCCGCACTGGAACTGCCCGACCGCTGGGGCGGACTGGTGGATCTGCCCGAGCGGATCGACGACGCCACCCGGCGGACGCTCGCCGGCATCCTCACCGGCGACGGCGACGAGGACCAACTGGCCGTTCGCGACGGACGTCCGTGGGCCCGGCGGCTCGTGACGGCGTCGCCGCCGCCGACCACTGCCTGGACGCCCAAGGGCGCGGTGCTGATCACCGGCGGGACCGGCGGTCTCGGCGGGCACGTGGCCCGCCGCATCGCCGCGCAGGGCAGCGCCGACCGCATCCTGCTCGTGTCTCGTCAGGGCCCGGCGGCCCCCGGCGCTGCCGAACTGGTGGAGGATCTCGCCGCGCTGGGCGCCAAGGCGCAGGCCGTCGCCGTCGATGTCACGGACCGTGCCGCGCTCGACGCTTTCCTTGCCGCACAGGCGGCCGAGGGGACGCCCGTGCGCACCGTGGTGCATGCCGCGGGCGTGGTCCGGGACGTGCGGATCGCGGAGACCGCGGCCGAGGAATTGGCGGCGCAGATGGCGGCCAAGGTCGAAGGCGCGCTGCTGCTCGACGAGCTGTTGCCGGACCTCGACGACTTCGTCCTGTTCTCTTCCATCTCCGGCGTCTGGGGCGCAGCGGGGCAGGCGGGGTACGCGGCGGGCAACGCCTGCCTCGACGCGCTCGCCCGGCGTCGCCGTGAGCAGGGCAAGCCGGCGGTCTCCATCGCGTGGGGGCCGTGGGCCGGCGGCGGCATGCTCACCGAGCACGACGAACGCGAACTGCGCAAGCGTGGTCTGGCCCCGCTGCCGGTGCCGGCCGCCATCCAGGCGTTGGAGCAGAGCATCGTCGGTGCCGGGGACCCGGTGATTGCCGACATCAGCTGGCCGCGTTTCCTGCCGGCGTTCACCGCGGCCCGGCCCAGTCCGCTGCTCGGCTCGTTCGCGCCGCAGACCGCGCCCGAGCCGGACGGCCAGCGCGCCGAGACGCACAGCCTCACACAACGGCTTGCCGTGCTCCCGGACGCCGAGCGGCTCCCCGCACTGACCGAGGTCGTGCGGACGCACGTGGCGGCGCTCATCGGCGAGTCCGGGCCCGAGCGGGTCGACCCGGCCCGGGCGCTCAAGGAGATCGGCTTCGACTCCCTGATGTCGGTCGAGCTGCGCAACCGGTTCGCCGGCCTGATCGGCGTCAAGCTGCCGGCCACGCTGGTCTTCGACCATCCGACGCCGAACGCGCTGGCCCGGCACCTGATGGGGCAGCTCGACCTCGGCGGGCCCACGCCGGCGGAGAAGCCGCTGCTCGAGGTGGTCGAGGACATCGAGAGCCGGGTCCTGTCCCCGTTGACCGACAGCGCCACCCGCAAGGCGCTGGCCGGCCGTCTCACCACACTGCTGGATCGGCTGGACGCGCTCGACGCCCGGCCGGTCGCCGCGGCGGACGGGCTCGCCTCGGCCAGCGCCGCCGAGCTGATGCAGTTCATCGACGCCGAGCTGGGCGATCTCTGA